CGAGCCGAACGCCATGGTGGTCTCCACGGCGGACGCGGAGGGCCGGCCCACCTCTCGTACGGTGCTGCTGAAGCAGTTCGACGAGCAGGGGTTCGTGTTCTACACGAACTACGACTCCCGCAAGGCGCGTGACCTCTCCGAGAATCCGTACGTCTCGCTGCTCTTTCCGTGGCATCCGATGGCCCGGCAGGTCGTCGTCACGGGTGTCGCGCGCCGTACCGGGCGGGACGAGACCGCCGCGTACTTCCGGACCCGGCCGCACGGTTCGCAGCTCGGGGCGTGGGCCAGCGCCCAGTCGTCGGTGATCGCGACCCGGGCGGACCTGGAGGCGTCGTACGCCGAGCTCGAAGCCCGCTATCCGGAGGGCGAGCAGGTGCCGGTGCCGCCGAACTGGGGTGGGTTCCGGGTGGCTCCGCGGACGGTGGAGTTCTGGCAGGGCCGGGAGAACCGGCTGCACGACCGGCTGCGGTACGTGGCGGAGCCGGACGGGAGCTGGCGGGTGGAGAGGCTCAGCCCCTGAGCAGTCGGGGCGCTCAGCCCAGCGCGTCGTCCAGCAGTACGGCCCACTGGGCGACGACGCGTTCCCGGCGCCCCGCGTCGTCCGTGAGCAGGTTGGCCAGCCCCAGGCCCCGGGCCATGTCCAGCAGTCCCTGGACCGTCTCCCGTACCCCGGGCCTGGACTCGTCCGCGCCCAGGAGCTCGACCGCGATGCGGTGGGTCTCGCGGCCGACGCGGGCCTCCAGTTCCGTCACGTTGGGGCGGAGCTGGTCCTCGTTGGAGGCGGCGACCCACAGGTGCAGGGCGGCGCGGAAGAGGGGGCCGGTGTAGAGGTCGACGAGGGCTGCGACCACGGTCCGCCGGTCGGCCGTCGTGCCCTGCGGGAAGAGCGCCCGCAGAGCCGTCGAGCGTTCCTCCGCCACGTACTCCACCGCCGCCGTGAACAGGTCCTCCCGGGTCGGGAAGTGGTGCTGGGCGGCGCCTCGGGAGACGCCCGCGCGTTCGGCGACGACGGACACCGTGGAGCCCGCCCAGCCGTGTTCGGCGAGGCAGGCCACGGCGGCTTCCAGGAGCCGCTGCCGGGTGGCCCGGCTGCGGTCCTGTTTGGGAGTACGTTCCACACGGTCGCCGACCGTGCTCACAGCGCCCATGCGGGATCCCGTCGTTCCAGAAAGGCCGTCATGCCCTCGCGGGCCTGTGCGGAGGCGAACAGGCGGGCCGACGTCGCGGTGAGGTCGGCCGCGTCCCGGTCGAAGGCTTCCAGCACCCTAGCGGTGAGCAGCCGTTTCGTCTCCGCCAGGGCTTCGGGGGCCGCCTTGCGCAGGCCGTCCAGGAGGGGTTCCAGTACGTCGTCCACGGCGTCGCCCATCGCCGTCAGGAGGCCGATGCGGGCGGCCTCGGCGGCGTCGAAGCGTTCGCCGGTGAGGTAGTAGCGGGCAAGGGCGCGGGGGTCGGTGCGGGGCAGCAGCGGCAGGGAGATCACCGCGGGGGCGACCCCGATCCGTACCTCGGTGAAGGCGAAGCTCGACCCGGTGGCCGCCACCCCGATGTCGCAGGCCGCCAGCAGGCCCAGTCCGCCCGCGCGGACGTGGCCGGTGACCCGGGCCAGGACCGGTTTGGGCAGCTCGACGATCTGCCGCAGCAGCCCCACCAGCGCGTCCGGGTCGGGCGGGTCCTTCAGGTCGGCTCCCGCGCTGAACGTGTTCCCGGTGTGGGTGAGGACGATCGCGCGTACGTCCCCGTCCTTCCCCCCTTCGGCCAGGGCGGTCGCCAGCTCGCCCACCAGCGCGGCCGACAGGGCGTTGCGGTTGTGCGGCGAGTCGAGGGTGAGGGTCTCGATGCCCCGCGCGCGTGCGCGGCCGATCAGTGTCACTGGAGCTCCCTCAGTCGGCGGCGCAGGATCTTCCCGGAGGCGGCCCGCGGTACCCCGTCGATGAAGGTGACCTGGCGGACGCGTTTGTAGGGGGCGACGCGTTCGGCGACGTACATCATGACCTCTCCTTCGGAGAGGTCGGTGGCGGTGGGGCCGCGGACCACGTACGCGTGCGGGACCTCGTTGCCGTCGTCGTTGTAGACGCCGATGACGGCGGCGTCGGCGATGCCGGGGTGGGTGAGGAGGAGGGCCTCGAGTTCGGCCGGGGCGACCTGGAAGCCCTTGTACTTGATGAGTTCCTTGACCCGGTCGACGACGAACAGCCACCCGTCGGCGTCGGCGTGGCCGACGTCGCCGGTGTGCAGCCAGCCGTCGGCGTCGATCATGGCGGCGGTGGCGTCGGGGCGGCCCAGGTAGCCCTTCATGACCTGGGGGCCGCGGATGAGGATCTCGCCGTCCTCGCCGACGCCGACGTCCTTGTCGGGGTCGTCGAGGGAGACGATGCGCATCTCGG
Above is a window of Streptomyces sp. NBC_00490 DNA encoding:
- the pdxH gene encoding pyridoxamine 5'-phosphate oxidase, which produces MRKQYRAEGLAETDLAATPVGQFARWFKQAATEAQLFEPNAMVVSTADAEGRPTSRTVLLKQFDEQGFVFYTNYDSRKARDLSENPYVSLLFPWHPMARQVVVTGVARRTGRDETAAYFRTRPHGSQLGAWASAQSSVIATRADLEASYAELEARYPEGEQVPVPPNWGGFRVAPRTVEFWQGRENRLHDRLRYVAEPDGSWRVERLSP
- a CDS encoding TetR/AcrR family transcriptional regulator: MGAVSTVGDRVERTPKQDRSRATRQRLLEAAVACLAEHGWAGSTVSVVAERAGVSRGAAQHHFPTREDLFTAAVEYVAEERSTALRALFPQGTTADRRTVVAALVDLYTGPLFRAALHLWVAASNEDQLRPNVTELEARVGRETHRIAVELLGADESRPGVRETVQGLLDMARGLGLANLLTDDAGRRERVVAQWAVLLDDALG
- a CDS encoding enoyl-CoA hydratase family protein; this encodes MTLIGRARARGIETLTLDSPHNRNALSAALVGELATALAEGGKDGDVRAIVLTHTGNTFSAGADLKDPPDPDALVGLLRQIVELPKPVLARVTGHVRAGGLGLLAACDIGVAATGSSFAFTEVRIGVAPAVISLPLLPRTDPRALARYYLTGERFDAAEAARIGLLTAMGDAVDDVLEPLLDGLRKAAPEALAETKRLLTARVLEAFDRDAADLTATSARLFASAQAREGMTAFLERRDPAWAL